One window from the genome of Candidatus Kryptoniota bacterium encodes:
- a CDS encoding HAMP domain-containing sensor histidine kinase translates to MKPPRNATPVFILDGVLYIFCLLGIWQIAEKTALPLSLFRSPEGTFVVSRSTSRLPSGLSVGDTVSLVDGKKISIPEDIEFLLDGIRVGNDIPVTVQSTGGSREVVLTGVPAYSRMYVLIAWFVGTLFFFSGVFVFVKKRNEIAAEVYHYGAVGVASIIMMTWGCYTISPTGLGHAIRIIFSSAYAFVPALLLHLSLVFPTKKETSVRVLVKPLYVLTSLLSIGMAVTFLKATFPVSVEEFHTFMFFFNVTRWVYAMSVFLAIFFFVLSYRSAHQEMERRQLRWVFLGLIVSSLGFVSLWQVPELLTSHGLISEEVVILISAATPVAFAVAIIKYHVMDIDYFVNRSSVYVIVLIILFSIYALVVGSVAAVVASFTVTRSILVSAVAAAIVAILFQPVRVRVQRFVDRNFFRVKYDMKLIDRKFDDEIWKCATVEEIGTLLIKNVVAAIPVERIGFFAIDEPGYLLRPIFNEGLDPEILKTCAVELQDITSRLSVPLILKQEVEPGVRYEEADEQVFLRLNAAAVLPMRSEKGDVSGLLILGPKKSGNLFSIEDVELLTSLMRQSGLAYGRIVMRNRLRREQEERERLEELNRMKTYFVSSVSHDLKTPLTTIRMYTEILKSRGGSHASRTGKYLDTIWGESLRLTRLIDNVLDVAKAERGTVSFALGTEDLNEIVAASVKMMEYELKKEGFACKVKIRSHLQPISANRDAVMEALGNLISNAIEYSTKKKIIRIETFKRDESVCVSVIDRGVGIAREDLPHVFDAFYRGAATKTLRPGGTGLGLAVVKNVMDAHHGAVNINSEPGYGTRITLLFPITERS, encoded by the coding sequence ATGAAGCCTCCAAGGAATGCCACTCCGGTTTTCATACTGGACGGGGTCCTTTACATTTTCTGCCTCCTGGGTATATGGCAGATTGCCGAGAAGACGGCTCTCCCGCTCTCACTTTTCAGGAGTCCGGAGGGGACTTTTGTCGTCAGCCGTTCGACCAGTAGACTTCCCTCCGGTTTAAGCGTCGGAGACACAGTCTCGTTAGTCGACGGCAAAAAAATTTCAATACCAGAGGACATTGAGTTCCTGCTCGACGGCATCAGAGTAGGAAATGATATTCCGGTCACGGTGCAGAGTACCGGCGGATCGAGGGAAGTCGTGCTCACTGGAGTACCCGCATACAGCAGGATGTATGTTCTGATCGCCTGGTTTGTCGGCACGCTGTTCTTCTTTTCGGGCGTTTTCGTATTCGTCAAGAAAAGAAATGAGATCGCTGCCGAGGTCTATCACTACGGTGCAGTTGGGGTCGCGTCAATAATTATGATGACGTGGGGCTGCTACACCATCAGTCCCACTGGACTCGGACATGCAATAAGGATCATCTTTTCATCTGCATACGCATTCGTGCCCGCTCTTCTCCTGCATCTGAGCCTTGTCTTTCCAACAAAAAAGGAAACCTCCGTCCGCGTCCTGGTAAAGCCGTTGTATGTGCTAACGTCACTACTATCCATCGGAATGGCTGTCACTTTTCTGAAGGCAACATTCCCGGTGTCCGTCGAAGAGTTTCATACGTTCATGTTTTTCTTCAACGTGACAAGATGGGTTTACGCCATGAGTGTATTCCTGGCTATCTTTTTCTTCGTGCTTTCGTACCGGTCGGCGCACCAGGAAATGGAGAGGCGGCAGCTAAGATGGGTGTTTCTCGGATTGATAGTCAGCTCGCTCGGATTCGTCAGCCTGTGGCAGGTGCCTGAACTACTAACTTCCCACGGACTTATAAGCGAAGAGGTGGTGATACTGATATCTGCCGCCACTCCGGTAGCTTTTGCGGTCGCCATCATCAAGTACCATGTAATGGACATCGATTACTTCGTAAACAGAAGTTCCGTCTATGTCATCGTTCTCATAATCTTGTTTTCGATCTATGCACTGGTGGTGGGCTCGGTTGCTGCCGTCGTTGCGAGCTTCACTGTCACAAGATCGATTCTCGTGTCGGCAGTCGCCGCGGCGATCGTTGCGATCCTCTTTCAACCTGTGCGCGTCAGGGTTCAGAGATTTGTGGACAGGAACTTCTTCCGGGTCAAATACGACATGAAATTGATTGATAGGAAGTTCGACGACGAGATATGGAAATGCGCGACAGTGGAAGAGATAGGGACTCTCCTGATCAAGAACGTGGTGGCGGCCATCCCTGTGGAGAGAATTGGATTCTTCGCGATCGATGAACCGGGTTATCTCCTGCGGCCGATTTTTAACGAAGGTCTTGACCCGGAAATATTGAAGACCTGCGCGGTTGAGTTGCAGGATATCACTTCACGCTTGTCGGTTCCTTTGATTCTGAAACAAGAAGTGGAGCCGGGAGTCCGATACGAAGAAGCCGACGAACAGGTGTTCCTGAGACTGAACGCCGCGGCAGTTCTCCCGATGAGATCCGAGAAGGGAGATGTCTCAGGGCTTCTCATACTTGGTCCGAAAAAGTCCGGTAATCTCTTCAGTATAGAAGACGTCGAACTCCTGACGTCTCTCATGCGCCAATCCGGATTGGCTTACGGCAGGATAGTGATGCGAAACAGGTTGAGGCGAGAGCAGGAGGAGAGAGAACGGTTGGAAGAACTCAACCGCATGAAAACCTACTTCGTCTCGAGTGTTTCTCACGATCTCAAGACGCCGCTGACGACCATAAGAATGTACACGGAGATACTGAAGTCGCGAGGCGGTTCTCACGCTTCAAGAACCGGAAAGTATCTCGATACTATCTGGGGAGAATCTCTTCGGCTGACAAGATTGATCGATAATGTCCTGGATGTTGCGAAAGCTGAACGCGGAACTGTTTCGTTTGCACTCGGGACTGAAGACCTGAATGAGATCGTCGCGGCAAGCGTGAAGATGATGGAGTACGAATTGAAAAAGGAAGGCTTCGCATGCAAAGTCAAAATTCGTTCACACCTTCAACCTATCTCAGCCAATAGAGATGCCGTAATGGAAGCTCTAGGCAATCTGATTTCCAACGCGATTGAGTATTCGACGAAAAAGAAGATTATCCGGATCGAGACATTCAAGAGAGACGAGTCTGTGTGTGTTTCAGTCATCGATAGAGGAGTTGGAATTGCGCGAGAGGATCTGCCGCATGTGTTCGACGCCTTTTACAGAGGTGCAGCGACGAAGACACTGCGACCGGGAGGGACCGGACTGGGACTGGCGGTGGTCAAAAACGTAATGGACGCCCACCATGGCGCGGTAAACATCAATAGCGAGCCAGGATATGGTACGAGGATCACATTACTGTTTCCAATTACGGAGCGATCATGA
- a CDS encoding response regulator transcription factor has product MNKILVIEDDAAIRNGLAETLKGEHYQVDTSSDGEEGYKKAVKKSVNLVILDLMLPSINGEEICRRLRSEGVNTPILILTSKKEETSKVLGLELGADDYVTKPFSIPELLARVKAILRRQVRKAEIIDEFSFGNVRIEMKKHEATKKGKSIKLTEREFRVLKYLIDHKCEVVTRDMLLDEVWGYETFPTTRTVDNYILSIRHKLEDNPARPRYILTVHTSGYKLDV; this is encoded by the coding sequence ATGAACAAAATACTTGTAATCGAAGACGATGCCGCAATAAGGAACGGCCTTGCCGAGACTCTCAAAGGAGAACACTATCAGGTGGACACCTCCTCGGATGGGGAAGAAGGATATAAGAAGGCAGTCAAGAAAAGTGTAAACCTGGTAATTCTCGACCTAATGCTTCCATCAATCAACGGCGAAGAGATTTGCCGGAGGCTCAGAAGCGAAGGGGTCAACACGCCCATACTTATCCTTACAAGCAAGAAGGAAGAGACGAGCAAAGTTCTCGGACTCGAATTGGGGGCGGACGATTATGTCACCAAACCATTCAGTATTCCGGAATTGCTCGCGAGAGTAAAAGCGATTCTCAGGAGGCAGGTCAGGAAGGCGGAGATCATCGACGAATTCTCGTTCGGAAATGTCAGGATCGAAATGAAGAAACACGAAGCGACTAAGAAAGGGAAATCAATCAAGCTTACAGAGAGGGAATTCCGGGTGTTGAAATACCTGATCGACCATAAGTGCGAAGTCGTGACACGCGATATGCTTCTCGACGAAGTCTGGGGGTACGAGACTTTCCCGACCACACGTACGGTCGATAACTACATTCTCTCTATCCGTCATAAGTTGGAGGACAACCCTGCGCGTCCAAGGTACATCCTCACTGTCCATACCTCCGGATACAAGCTTGATGTTTGA
- a CDS encoding porin family protein, whose amino-acid sequence MKRVLMQLVILFVIMIPAAFAQLPLSVGVLGGLNLANATTSPSLSTTTRTGMIVGGSIEFGLAPMLSVQPEVLYIQKGAKYSMIFLGQTIDATFKFDYVEVPILIKAKLPVGPLKPYVFVGPNIGFSVNAQGEVTAFGQTQTSKIDSTKSTDFCLDIGAGVEYSLIANLSLTGDVRYSLGLTNIGTESESWKSTGVQILVGVKISLM is encoded by the coding sequence ATGAAACGCGTACTCATGCAGCTTGTCATTCTGTTCGTCATAATGATTCCGGCCGCATTCGCACAGTTGCCGCTGAGCGTCGGAGTACTTGGCGGATTGAACCTGGCAAATGCGACAACTTCGCCGTCATTATCTACTACAACCAGGACCGGCATGATTGTCGGCGGCTCGATCGAATTCGGGCTTGCCCCAATGTTATCTGTGCAGCCCGAAGTCCTTTACATCCAGAAGGGCGCGAAGTATTCCATGATTTTCCTGGGGCAAACAATCGACGCAACATTCAAATTTGATTATGTCGAAGTCCCGATCCTCATCAAGGCTAAACTTCCTGTCGGCCCGCTGAAACCGTACGTCTTTGTCGGCCCAAATATCGGCTTTAGTGTGAACGCCCAGGGAGAGGTCACTGCATTCGGTCAAACTCAAACGAGCAAGATAGACTCCACTAAATCGACCGACTTCTGTCTCGACATCGGAGCTGGAGTGGAGTACTCATTAATCGCGAATCTGAGTTTGACGGGTGACGTCCGATATTCGTTAGGTCTCACAAATATCGGAACCGAATCCGAATCGTGGAAATCAACCGGCGTCCAGATCCTGGTCGGCGTCAAGATTTCACTGATGTAA
- a CDS encoding BamA/TamA family outer membrane protein, whose translation MDSTLGIVVFASLLLLDVSALFASSANNSADTAGTQNLLKVVTINIWSGLDYTGFFRFGEYETAKRRELRLQLLIAQLRRLDPDVICIQEANPVSEYSCRLADSLGFDEVHQVCNAGIKFGGVGLPTNFDEGIAILARRNLQLRYLPPWKLSGSFGIYGGAITLNFDESEFAQVAQITVGGKAIYLVNVHLSAYPPDDRTIKEEIEKEIIEGRIDSAEAQQLSEDISAGAGRRVEEVSELLDHLAEFPAGIPVTMAGDFNSIQDSREMKLIGGRGEFSCVRDSAANASHPTWDPLRNPNIKFSTDLSAEGVNDFSTFDRLSAMYDRVPRTIDYIFLNNRFTEGSTVEAHIAMDESRDSVFASDHFGVFAVIDMNKIARDSLSTDNEKSSARSPVEPLPILSYDTDTHFGYGAKLFLFDLFKLNESFDIVLFNSTKGEQWYRFVFSIPDFESREGTRYPVALDLIFDYDKWLRNNFYGIGNASRVSEGEQYTRIPIDAEVDISRGFSPTFVGQVILKYMSVRNYNFAVGSKLATLPPALNSATVKYNSLGLTLRYDTRNSFINASKGVVLQGETEYSPRWSLGNTSFARAAGWIQYYSVLFYPTTVFALRIGAQQVFGSNIPVQVMSSLGGTLNLRGYPQDRFLDKSDALLNAELRFPIFWRIGGVAGIDAGKVWPSLKDIDFRNWPYNPLAGLRLYMDNYVVRVDIGFGREGTGFYFNFGQLF comes from the coding sequence TTGGATAGTACACTCGGTATAGTCGTATTTGCGAGTCTCTTACTGCTCGATGTGTCAGCTCTTTTCGCCTCTTCGGCAAATAATTCTGCCGATACAGCCGGAACACAAAACCTTCTCAAAGTGGTTACAATCAACATCTGGTCCGGTTTGGATTACACCGGCTTCTTTCGTTTCGGCGAGTATGAGACAGCAAAGAGAAGGGAACTTCGTCTGCAGCTTCTCATCGCGCAGCTGAGGAGACTCGACCCGGACGTCATCTGCATTCAGGAGGCGAACCCGGTCAGTGAGTATTCATGCCGGCTTGCAGACTCGCTCGGCTTCGATGAAGTTCACCAGGTATGCAACGCGGGAATCAAGTTTGGCGGAGTGGGACTGCCGACGAACTTTGACGAAGGAATCGCAATTCTTGCACGCAGGAACTTGCAGCTGCGCTATCTTCCACCCTGGAAGTTGTCCGGATCGTTCGGAATTTATGGCGGCGCCATTACCCTGAACTTCGATGAATCCGAGTTTGCCCAGGTCGCCCAGATCACGGTGGGCGGGAAGGCAATATACCTCGTCAATGTTCACCTGAGTGCCTATCCTCCTGACGATCGAACCATCAAGGAGGAAATCGAAAAGGAGATAATTGAGGGGAGGATCGACAGTGCCGAAGCGCAGCAGCTTTCTGAAGATATTTCTGCGGGAGCCGGAAGAAGAGTTGAGGAAGTATCCGAGCTTCTGGACCACCTGGCTGAATTTCCCGCCGGTATTCCGGTGACCATGGCGGGCGATTTCAATTCGATCCAGGACTCCCGAGAGATGAAATTGATCGGTGGCAGAGGCGAATTTTCCTGTGTGCGTGACAGCGCCGCTAATGCTTCCCATCCTACCTGGGATCCGCTTCGGAACCCGAATATAAAGTTCTCCACTGATCTTTCTGCGGAGGGCGTGAATGACTTCAGCACTTTCGACAGATTGTCCGCCATGTATGACCGCGTCCCAAGAACAATCGATTACATATTCCTGAACAATCGCTTCACGGAGGGAAGTACAGTGGAGGCGCACATTGCGATGGATGAATCTCGTGACAGTGTTTTTGCGTCCGACCATTTCGGTGTTTTTGCGGTCATCGATATGAATAAGATTGCGCGCGATTCTCTATCGACTGACAATGAAAAGAGCTCTGCGCGGAGTCCGGTTGAACCTCTTCCGATTTTGTCTTACGACACGGACACACATTTTGGATACGGCGCGAAACTTTTTCTCTTCGATCTGTTCAAGCTGAACGAGTCGTTTGACATCGTGCTTTTTAACAGCACGAAGGGAGAGCAATGGTACCGGTTCGTATTTTCAATTCCTGATTTCGAATCGAGAGAGGGTACACGGTACCCTGTCGCTCTCGATTTGATTTTCGATTATGACAAATGGCTTCGAAATAACTTCTACGGAATCGGAAATGCCAGCAGAGTTTCCGAAGGTGAACAATACACCAGGATCCCGATCGATGCGGAAGTGGATATCAGCAGGGGTTTTAGCCCTACTTTCGTAGGTCAGGTGATATTGAAATACATGTCGGTAAGAAATTATAATTTTGCAGTAGGAAGCAAGCTGGCCACTCTTCCACCCGCGTTGAACTCTGCGACGGTGAAATACAATTCTCTTGGTTTGACATTGAGATACGACACGAGGAACAGTTTCATTAATGCGTCTAAAGGCGTCGTGCTGCAGGGTGAGACTGAGTATTCACCGCGGTGGAGTCTCGGAAATACATCGTTCGCCCGTGCGGCAGGATGGATCCAATACTATTCCGTTCTCTTTTACCCTACCACCGTGTTCGCTTTGAGGATCGGAGCCCAGCAGGTATTCGGGAGCAACATTCCTGTCCAGGTGATGAGTTCGCTTGGCGGTACGCTGAATCTCCGCGGGTACCCGCAGGACAGATTTCTCGACAAGTCCGACGCTTTGCTGAATGCAGAGTTGAGATTTCCGATTTTCTGGAGAATCGGCGGCGTAGCGGGAATCGATGCGGGAAAAGTTTGGCCGTCACTGAAAGACATCGACTTTCGTAACTGGCCTTACAATCCGCTCGCGGGACTGCGTTTGTATATGGACAATTACGTTGTCCGAGTTGACATCGGGTTTGGAAGAGAGGGTACGGGTTTCTATTTCAATTTCGGTCAGCTGTTCTAA
- a CDS encoding prenyltransferase: MSVTVVSKYELWYNAFRGFYRKELPIDQLDPVSRWLYASRSIILVISAQAAVIAGLLAISSGSFDLLYFLLLLIGLVVAHAVSNLSNDYFGFHRGHDTPDSPRMRYTLHPLASNMMSAGSLKKGIWILISIGIIIAIFFTFVRGLVAAVLAALGLGILYWYDGAPRDLKSIGFGEIATFIVWGPLMIGGGYFCMTGSLSTAAFLASIPYGLGVMSILVGKHIDQMEFDKTQNQRTLPIVLGEKNARLFNQTSIFLMYFVVVVLVVFRYLTPFALIVFLNFPRGWKAMGVFSKARPDSPPEGYVGWPLWYHRFSLVHNKRFGWLYILGLALGAVYSSLL; this comes from the coding sequence ATGTCGGTGACCGTTGTATCCAAGTACGAACTCTGGTATAACGCCTTCCGCGGTTTTTATCGGAAGGAACTCCCGATCGATCAACTTGACCCGGTGTCAAGATGGCTATATGCCTCGCGGAGTATCATCCTTGTGATTTCGGCTCAGGCCGCTGTCATCGCAGGCCTCCTCGCCATTTCGTCGGGATCGTTCGATCTCCTCTACTTTCTGCTTCTCCTGATCGGACTTGTCGTCGCACATGCGGTCAGCAATCTATCTAATGACTACTTCGGCTTTCATCGCGGCCACGACACTCCCGACTCGCCACGCATGAGATACACCCTTCACCCGCTAGCGAGCAACATGATGAGCGCCGGCTCGCTCAAGAAAGGGATCTGGATCCTGATTTCCATCGGGATCATCATTGCGATATTCTTCACTTTCGTAAGAGGTCTCGTTGCGGCTGTGTTAGCTGCCCTTGGACTAGGAATCCTTTACTGGTACGATGGTGCTCCACGCGATCTCAAGAGCATCGGGTTCGGCGAGATCGCCACCTTCATCGTGTGGGGACCGCTGATGATCGGAGGGGGATACTTCTGCATGACAGGTTCATTATCGACAGCGGCATTTCTCGCGTCGATACCATACGGACTCGGAGTAATGTCAATACTCGTCGGGAAACATATTGACCAGATGGAATTTGACAAAACCCAGAACCAGCGTACGCTGCCGATAGTTCTGGGTGAGAAGAACGCGCGCCTCTTTAACCAGACCTCGATTTTCCTGATGTACTTCGTAGTGGTCGTCCTTGTCGTGTTCAGGTATCTCACCCCGTTCGCGCTTATCGTCTTCCTCAATTTCCCGCGCGGCTGGAAGGCGATGGGAGTATTCTCGAAGGCACGTCCCGATTCTCCTCCTGAAGGTTATGTCGGCTGGCCATTGTGGTATCATCGGTTCAGTCTGGTGCACAACAAGAGGTTCGGGTGGCTGTACATCCTGGGCCTCGCTCTGGGCGCCGTCTATTCTTCACTCTTGTGA
- a CDS encoding alpha/beta hydrolase-fold protein, producing MKSCVKRSLIPILILLFSFPVMSFGQDFQHFLDRVNSLPDSLRQTVTDSLMNAVTTVPLIEQDTVVHFVYRGSASTLTLAGDVNNWSVTALSMIHVGGTNFWHVDQVYPTDARLEYKYVINGSNWILDPRNPNQVMEGFGPNSELRMPAYVSPPEITYYPDIPHGTSVDTTWYSTNLSNSRKIEIYLPAGYSTSSDSFPVIYFQDGSEAVSLENGENVIDYLTAHKMIRPIIAVFVSYVNRTPEYAGNQVTSYMNFFVNELVPFVDSRFRTLKSSHDRGVIGASYGGNISLWLGMTYPSVFGNIGAQSSYVDPTISSTFQSGSKLDLKLYMDLGTYDITSLIPMVHSFLQIVKDKGYEYEYHEYNEGHSWANWRAHIKNALELFYPPLPAGVKKTSPKSTGYYLNQNFPNPFNPSTVISYQLSANSYVSLRVYDILGREVETIVEARQPAGSHMVRFDGTSLAGGVYICCLTADGRSDITKMIMLK from the coding sequence ATGAAGTCGTGCGTAAAAAGAAGCCTCATTCCAATTTTGATTCTCCTCTTCTCATTTCCTGTGATGTCGTTCGGCCAGGACTTTCAACACTTTTTGGATCGAGTCAATTCTTTACCCGATTCTCTCCGGCAAACGGTCACTGACAGTCTAATGAACGCGGTGACGACAGTTCCGCTCATCGAGCAGGACACCGTCGTGCACTTTGTCTACCGCGGGTCGGCGAGCACGTTAACACTCGCCGGAGACGTAAATAATTGGTCGGTGACCGCGTTAAGCATGATACACGTAGGCGGCACAAATTTCTGGCACGTCGACCAGGTATATCCCACGGACGCACGGCTCGAGTATAAATACGTGATCAACGGCTCGAATTGGATTTTAGATCCGCGAAATCCCAACCAGGTCATGGAAGGTTTTGGGCCCAACTCTGAACTGAGAATGCCGGCATATGTTTCGCCGCCTGAAATAACATACTACCCCGATATTCCGCACGGTACTTCAGTCGACACGACGTGGTACAGCACAAATCTTTCCAACTCAAGGAAGATTGAGATCTATCTCCCGGCCGGTTACAGCACTTCGTCCGACAGTTTCCCCGTGATATATTTTCAGGATGGATCCGAAGCTGTCTCTCTTGAAAATGGCGAGAATGTGATCGACTATCTTACCGCTCATAAGATGATTCGACCGATCATCGCGGTGTTCGTGTCTTATGTCAACAGGACACCGGAATATGCCGGCAACCAGGTTACTTCATATATGAATTTTTTCGTTAACGAGCTCGTTCCATTTGTGGATTCGAGATTCCGCACACTCAAGAGTTCGCACGACAGGGGTGTAATCGGAGCTTCGTATGGCGGCAACATTTCGCTTTGGCTCGGCATGACTTATCCGAGTGTATTTGGAAACATCGGCGCGCAATCGAGTTATGTGGATCCGACCATCTCGTCGACATTTCAGAGCGGAAGCAAGCTCGATTTGAAATTGTACATGGACCTCGGCACATATGATATCACGAGTCTCATACCGATGGTGCACAGTTTCCTCCAGATTGTAAAAGACAAGGGATATGAATACGAATATCACGAGTACAATGAAGGTCACAGCTGGGCGAACTGGCGCGCGCATATAAAAAACGCTCTCGAGTTATTTTATCCGCCGTTGCCGGCAGGTGTGAAGAAAACATCGCCGAAGTCGACGGGATATTATTTGAACCAGAATTTTCCGAACCCATTTAATCCGAGTACGGTGATCAGCTATCAGCTGTCAGCTAACAGCTACGTCAGCTTGCGAGTCTACGACATACTTGGAAGGGAAGTTGAGACAATCGTCGAGGCGCGTCAGCCGGCGGGGAGCCATATGGTCAGATTCGACGGGACGAGTCTGGCGGGCGGGGTTTACATTTGTTGCCTGACTGCAGATGGCCGATCCGATATAACAAAGATGATAATGTTAAAGTGA